One stretch of Roseimicrobium sp. ORNL1 DNA includes these proteins:
- a CDS encoding glutamine amidotransferase, whose amino-acid sequence MAEEWFWQSANGSWPRIAVALSVVGLAVLWISYRGMTGRTWRREAAILCKVLVFALLLLMLLEPMAMTRVPKPGQNDVLILADDSASLALVDSATGKPAGDPVKSALHRDAAWIKDVEKTFRVHTYSFDDRLHERTQLDDLKLQGMRSALADSLHNLQQRYQRQPVAAVLLLTDGNATDAAKLEEMMATSKPTAPIFPVVTGVREVKSDLALKQVDVTQTPFEDSPVALTAKIAAVGLGGTGISLVIQDEAGKVVKTEKHKLADTQTEHTFQTRFRPEKMGISFFKVSVVKDQAVAHLADAAKLKETSAEATMENNQRFLAIDRRNGPYRVLYVSGRPNWEYKFLRRSLEPDNEVKLAALIRMAKREPKFQWRGREGETSNPLFRGFKSNEPEEAQRYDQPVLKRLNVMDASELADGFPKTPEELFGKFRAVVLDDVEADFFTREQLDLLERFVSVRGGSLVMLGGQESFRLGGYEHTPVGRMLPVYLDRAGQVAPAEEARFTLTREGWLEPWMRLRNTEPEEESRMATMPAFYSVNQSTAIKPGASILAAVTDAQRKSHPAWVVQRYGNGRVAAVTVGDIWRWGLNDPASQADMAKSWRQLFRWLVVDVPDRVEIQLNITPSGSHELVKPQVRVRDLAFRPQDDATVGIEIQEPDGGCIAQGAEPAVTEAGLFEMSTHAGAQGVYRVKATVKDSAGAVIGESASGWALNPAAEEFASLLPNRPLLERLAAWSGGRVIAVDELGSWADGLSEIKMPVMETRTEPLWHRWWVLALLVALLGTEWWLRRRQGWR is encoded by the coding sequence TGGCGATGACCCGTGTGCCCAAGCCGGGGCAGAATGATGTGCTCATCCTGGCCGATGATTCCGCCAGTCTCGCACTCGTCGACAGCGCCACGGGCAAGCCTGCGGGTGATCCCGTGAAGTCTGCGCTGCATCGCGATGCCGCGTGGATAAAGGACGTCGAGAAGACCTTCCGCGTGCACACCTACTCGTTCGATGATCGCCTGCATGAGCGCACGCAATTGGACGACTTGAAGCTTCAGGGCATGCGTTCCGCGCTGGCGGACAGTCTTCACAATTTGCAGCAGCGTTATCAGCGGCAGCCCGTCGCCGCGGTGCTCTTGCTCACCGATGGCAATGCCACCGATGCCGCGAAGCTGGAGGAGATGATGGCAACGTCCAAGCCCACCGCACCCATCTTCCCCGTGGTGACCGGAGTGCGTGAAGTGAAGAGTGATCTGGCGTTGAAGCAGGTGGATGTTACGCAGACGCCGTTTGAAGATTCACCGGTGGCGCTCACCGCGAAGATTGCCGCCGTGGGGCTGGGCGGCACGGGTATCTCCCTCGTGATTCAGGATGAAGCCGGCAAGGTGGTGAAGACGGAGAAGCACAAGCTGGCGGATACCCAGACGGAGCACACCTTCCAAACGCGTTTCCGTCCGGAGAAGATGGGCATTTCCTTCTTCAAGGTATCCGTAGTGAAGGATCAGGCCGTAGCGCATCTGGCGGATGCGGCCAAGCTGAAGGAGACATCCGCAGAGGCGACCATGGAGAATAACCAACGCTTCCTCGCAATTGACCGACGCAATGGTCCCTATCGCGTGTTGTATGTGAGTGGGCGTCCGAACTGGGAGTACAAGTTCCTGCGTCGTTCGCTGGAACCAGACAATGAGGTGAAACTTGCGGCTCTCATCCGCATGGCCAAGCGTGAGCCGAAGTTTCAGTGGCGCGGCAGGGAAGGGGAGACAAGCAATCCGCTTTTCCGTGGATTCAAGTCGAACGAACCGGAGGAAGCGCAGCGCTATGACCAGCCGGTGCTGAAGCGTCTCAATGTGATGGACGCCTCAGAACTGGCCGATGGCTTCCCGAAGACGCCGGAGGAGTTGTTTGGAAAATTTCGCGCGGTGGTGCTGGATGATGTGGAGGCGGATTTCTTCACGCGTGAGCAGTTGGATTTGCTGGAGCGCTTTGTGAGCGTGCGCGGTGGATCGCTGGTGATGCTGGGCGGGCAGGAGAGTTTCCGCCTCGGAGGTTATGAGCACACGCCGGTGGGACGCATGCTTCCCGTGTATCTGGATCGTGCGGGCCAGGTGGCTCCGGCAGAGGAGGCGCGTTTCACTCTGACACGCGAAGGCTGGCTGGAACCGTGGATGCGACTGCGCAATACGGAGCCGGAGGAGGAGTCTCGCATGGCGACGATGCCGGCGTTCTATTCGGTGAATCAGAGCACGGCGATCAAACCCGGCGCCTCCATCCTGGCCGCGGTGACGGATGCACAACGCAAGTCACACCCCGCATGGGTGGTGCAGCGGTATGGCAATGGACGCGTCGCAGCCGTGACGGTCGGTGACATCTGGCGCTGGGGTCTGAACGATCCAGCATCGCAGGCGGACATGGCAAAGTCATGGAGACAACTTTTCCGGTGGCTGGTGGTCGATGTGCCAGATCGCGTGGAGATTCAACTCAACATCACCCCATCCGGTTCTCATGAACTCGTGAAGCCGCAGGTGCGCGTGCGTGACCTCGCGTTCCGTCCCCAGGACGATGCCACCGTGGGCATTGAGATTCAGGAGCCGGATGGTGGTTGCATTGCCCAAGGTGCGGAACCCGCGGTGACGGAGGCAGGACTTTTTGAGATGTCCACCCATGCAGGCGCGCAGGGCGTGTATCGGGTCAAGGCAACGGTGAAGGACAGTGCCGGCGCCGTGATCGGTGAGAGCGCTTCCGGATGGGCGCTGAATCCAGCAGCAGAAGAGTTTGCGTCGCTCCTTCCCAATCGTCCGCTTTTGGAACGCCTCGCTGCCTGGAGTGGCGGGCGTGTGATTGCGGTCGATGAACTTGGTTCCTGGGCCGATGGCTTGTCCGAGATCAAGATGCCCGTCATGGAAACTCGTACCGAGCCGCTCTGGCATCGCTGGTGGGTGCTCGCCCTGCTGGTCGCGCTGCTGGGTACCGAATGGTGGCTGAGAAGGAGGCAGGGATGGAGATGA